One genomic segment of Sanyastnella coralliicola includes these proteins:
- a CDS encoding 3'-5' exonuclease: protein MKLNLKRPLVFFDLETTGTSIAQDRIVEIALVKVMPDGSVHTKPSSTGAENRFLINPEMPIPLESSLIHGIYDEHVAEAPTFKDIADKLFIFLSDCDLGGFNSNRFDIPLLAEEFLRVGIDFSIEDRNLIDAQVIFHMMEQRTLKAGYKFYCGKSLDDAHEALPDAMATYEIFVEQMERYQGQAAKDTQGNPLPTLTNDMEVVNKFCQRNRHADLMGRFVYNADDVVVFNFGKYKGQSVKGVLESDPGYYGWMMKGDFPLYTKKVLKSLRAELNRP, encoded by the coding sequence ATGAAGTTGAACCTTAAACGACCGCTGGTTTTCTTTGATCTGGAAACCACGGGCACGAGCATTGCCCAGGATAGAATTGTAGAGATCGCACTTGTGAAGGTAATGCCTGATGGTTCGGTGCATACCAAGCCCTCTTCAACAGGGGCTGAGAACCGCTTCCTGATCAATCCTGAAATGCCGATTCCTTTAGAATCTAGTTTGATTCATGGCATCTACGATGAGCATGTAGCCGAGGCGCCTACCTTTAAAGACATAGCAGATAAGCTCTTCATCTTCCTGTCTGACTGCGATCTTGGTGGATTCAATTCGAATCGATTTGATATCCCGTTGTTGGCAGAGGAGTTCCTACGTGTAGGAATCGACTTCAGCATTGAAGATCGCAATTTGATCGATGCCCAGGTCATCTTCCACATGATGGAGCAGCGTACCTTGAAAGCGGGTTACAAGTTCTACTGCGGTAAGAGTCTAGACGATGCCCACGAAGCATTACCAGATGCCATGGCGACCTACGAGATCTTCGTAGAGCAAATGGAGCGCTACCAAGGACAAGCAGCCAAAGACACCCAAGGCAATCCACTACCGACATTGACGAATGACATGGAAGTCGTAAACAAATTCTGTCAGCGCAATCGCCATGCAGATTTGATGGGGCGCTTTGTCTACAATGCTGACGATGTCGTTGTATTCAACTTCGGTAAGTACAAAGGGCAATCTGTCAAAGGAGTGCTCGAGTCTGATCCGGGATACTATGGTTGGATGATGAAGGGAGATTTTCCGTTGTATACTAAGAAGGTATTGAAGTCGCTGCGCGCTGAATTGAATCGTCCGTGA
- a CDS encoding dihydrolipoamide acetyltransferase family protein translates to MAQTEILLPKMGESVAEATIIKWLVEEGQQVEADEPIVEIATDKVDSEVPAPEDGVITKIMVNEGDVVEVGQAIAMFSTDGEAAAAPAAAPAAAAPAPAAAAPSQEVLETVTAPLATAGTAVAKNGPSGRFYSPLVRSIAKEEGISMEELEAVQGSGSEGRVTKKDILAYVANRGNGAAVAAPAPSSNGQAAPAAKVESAPKPAPAPAKVHQGPKVTAGPNDEIVEMDRMRKLIADHMVMSKHTSPHVTSFVEADVTNIVNWRNKMKKEFAEREGGKLTFTPIFMEAVAKAIKDFPGVNASVDGENIILRKEINLGMAAALPSGNLIVPVIKNADRYNMVGLANVVNDLATRARENKLSPDEIQGGTYTVTNVGTFGNVMGTPIINQPQVAILALGAIRKKPAVIETPDGDMLGIRHMMFLSHSYDHRVVDGMLGGSFVRRVADYLEQFDVNRSLW, encoded by the coding sequence ATGGCACAAACAGAGATCTTATTACCGAAAATGGGAGAGAGCGTTGCAGAAGCAACGATCATCAAATGGTTGGTGGAAGAAGGACAGCAAGTTGAAGCTGACGAACCAATCGTTGAAATCGCCACAGACAAGGTAGACTCAGAAGTACCCGCTCCAGAAGACGGTGTGATCACCAAGATCATGGTCAACGAAGGAGACGTTGTTGAAGTAGGTCAAGCAATCGCTATGTTCTCTACAGATGGAGAAGCAGCGGCAGCGCCTGCAGCAGCTCCTGCGGCGGCAGCGCCGGCTCCAGCAGCTGCGGCACCTTCTCAAGAAGTGCTTGAAACAGTTACAGCGCCATTGGCAACAGCAGGAACAGCAGTCGCGAAGAACGGTCCTAGCGGACGATTCTACTCGCCACTAGTTCGCAGCATTGCTAAAGAAGAAGGCATTTCCATGGAAGAGCTCGAAGCAGTTCAAGGAAGTGGTTCTGAAGGTCGCGTAACGAAGAAAGATATCCTAGCCTACGTGGCCAATCGTGGAAACGGAGCAGCGGTAGCCGCTCCAGCACCATCATCAAACGGACAAGCAGCTCCTGCCGCGAAAGTGGAGAGCGCTCCGAAACCAGCACCAGCGCCAGCTAAGGTTCACCAAGGACCAAAAGTTACAGCCGGACCAAACGACGAGATCGTGGAAATGGACCGCATGCGCAAGCTGATTGCTGATCACATGGTGATGTCGAAGCATACATCTCCACACGTGACGTCATTCGTTGAGGCGGATGTAACGAACATCGTGAACTGGAGAAACAAGATGAAGAAAGAGTTCGCTGAGCGCGAAGGAGGGAAGTTGACCTTCACTCCAATCTTCATGGAAGCCGTAGCGAAGGCAATCAAAGACTTCCCAGGCGTGAATGCTTCTGTGGATGGTGAAAACATCATCCTTCGCAAAGAAATCAATCTAGGAATGGCAGCAGCCCTTCCAAGCGGAAACCTCATTGTTCCAGTGATCAAGAATGCAGATCGTTACAACATGGTTGGTCTAGCCAACGTGGTCAATGATCTGGCAACACGTGCTCGTGAGAATAAACTCTCACCAGACGAGATCCAAGGAGGTACTTACACGGTTACCAACGTGGGTACTTTCGGAAACGTAATGGGAACACCAATCATCAACCAACCACAAGTAGCGATTCTCGCGCTGGGTGCGATTCGCAAGAAGCCAGCAGTGATCGAAACACCGGATGGAGACATGCTTGGAATCCGCCATATGATGTTCCTTTCACACAGCTATGACCACCGTGTAGTAGACGGTATGTTAGGGGGTAGTTTTGTGAGAAGAGTGGCTGATTACCTAGAGCAATTCGACGTGAATCGGTCACTTTGGTAA
- a CDS encoding glycosyltransferase family 2 protein, which produces MKLSVIIVNYNVEQFLEQCLLSVEKAIQGMEADVWVVDNASVDGSCAMVAERFPWVKLVANKDNVGFSRANNQAMRASDAEYMLLLNPDTVVEEDTFRKCVEFMDANPKAGGLGVRMVDGKGKFLPESKRGLPTPWVSFCKISGIYRLFPRSRKLNHYYLGHLDEHETAEIEILSGAYMLMRKEALDKVGLLDEEFFMYGEDIDLSWRIVLGGWQNYYFPETRIIHYKGESTKRGSLNYVFVFYNAMVIFARKHFSERNAKAYTRLINVAIWARASIAVIQRVAKKIILPLIDASALFSGMWLAQRYYAQVAEKIFDESLMIYAFSGYVITWMLSVFFSGGYDRPISMLRLVRGSIIGSLIILVAYSLLPESLRFSRALVLFGAVISVLYYLISRWVLSRLSPERFALVGAGMRRFAVVGGAEEIERISELLGQTSVSRPEVVGVAIDDKVHDNQVGTRDQLQEVIRVHRIDQVIFSGKDLAAAEIIDSMIKTTGVKVDYKIAPPDSLYMIGSNSIETSGELFMLETNGVHKPSNRRNKRLFDILFALGMLVTLPISIWFVDKKSSFFGNIFKVLTGSRTWVGYAQTSTSSMRLPSVLKGVITPATGAILREGDEDTLQKLNIIYARNYRIRNDLSLVFRHFAHLGEG; this is translated from the coding sequence ATGAAACTCTCCGTCATCATAGTCAACTATAACGTCGAGCAATTCCTCGAACAGTGCTTGCTTTCGGTCGAAAAGGCGATCCAAGGCATGGAGGCTGATGTTTGGGTTGTTGACAATGCCAGTGTAGACGGTTCCTGCGCCATGGTTGCAGAACGTTTCCCTTGGGTGAAGTTGGTGGCGAACAAAGACAATGTTGGTTTCTCTCGCGCTAACAACCAAGCCATGCGCGCTTCGGATGCGGAGTATATGCTTCTTCTCAATCCTGATACGGTAGTTGAAGAAGACACCTTCCGAAAGTGTGTGGAGTTCATGGATGCGAATCCAAAAGCCGGTGGGTTAGGAGTTCGTATGGTTGATGGAAAAGGGAAGTTCTTACCTGAGTCAAAACGAGGTTTACCTACACCATGGGTATCCTTCTGCAAGATCAGTGGGATTTACCGACTCTTCCCGCGATCTCGGAAACTCAATCACTACTATCTCGGACATCTCGATGAGCATGAGACTGCAGAGATTGAGATTCTCAGTGGGGCCTACATGTTGATGCGTAAAGAAGCCCTTGATAAGGTGGGCTTATTGGATGAAGAATTCTTCATGTACGGTGAAGACATTGATCTCAGTTGGAGAATTGTATTAGGTGGTTGGCAGAACTACTATTTCCCTGAAACACGCATCATTCACTACAAAGGTGAATCAACCAAGCGCGGTAGCCTGAACTATGTGTTCGTATTCTACAACGCCATGGTCATCTTCGCCCGCAAGCATTTCAGCGAGCGCAATGCCAAGGCATATACACGTCTGATTAATGTGGCTATTTGGGCGCGTGCTTCCATTGCGGTGATTCAACGTGTCGCCAAGAAGATCATTCTTCCGTTGATTGATGCGTCGGCCTTGTTCTCAGGAATGTGGCTCGCTCAGCGTTATTACGCGCAAGTGGCTGAGAAGATCTTCGATGAGAGCTTAATGATCTACGCTTTCAGTGGCTACGTTATTACATGGATGCTTTCAGTATTCTTTTCAGGAGGCTATGATCGACCGATCTCCATGTTGCGTTTGGTGCGAGGTAGCATCATTGGTTCGCTCATTATTCTTGTCGCCTATTCACTTCTTCCAGAAAGCCTCAGGTTCTCACGCGCCCTCGTTTTATTCGGTGCCGTGATCTCTGTGCTTTACTACTTGATATCTCGTTGGGTTCTTTCTCGGCTATCGCCGGAACGCTTCGCTTTGGTGGGTGCTGGCATGCGAAGATTCGCCGTTGTGGGTGGGGCAGAAGAGATCGAAAGAATCAGCGAGTTGCTCGGACAAACTTCCGTTTCTCGTCCTGAGGTTGTAGGTGTTGCAATAGATGATAAAGTACATGATAACCAGGTGGGTACGCGTGATCAGTTGCAGGAAGTAATTAGGGTCCACCGCATTGATCAAGTGATCTTTAGCGGAAAGGATTTGGCGGCTGCTGAGATCATTGATTCCATGATCAAAACCACAGGGGTAAAAGTGGATTACAAGATTGCTCCACCTGACTCATTGTACATGATTGGGAGCAATAGTATTGAGACCAGTGGTGAACTATTTATGCTCGAAACCAACGGAGTGCACAAGCCTTCAAATCGTCGGAATAAACGACTGTTTGACATTCTCTTCGCACTCGGAATGTTGGTGACTTTACCCATTAGTATCTGGTTTGTTGACAAGAAGTCTTCCTTCTTCGGGAACATCTTCAAAGTGCTGACGGGCTCAAGAACTTGGGTGGGTTATGCGCAAACTTCGACCTCTTCCATGCGATTGCCGTCGGTATTGAAAGGGGTGATTACCCCTGCAACCGGTGCCATTTTACGAGAAGGGGATGAAGATACCCTGCAAAAACTCAACATCATCTATGCGCGTAATTACCGCATTCGCAATGACTTGAGTCTTGTTTTTCGCCACTTCGCCCATCTTGGCGAAGGGTAA
- the recR gene encoding recombination mediator RecR encodes MNFPSRLIEEAVDQMASLPGIGRKTALRLVLHMLRRDEEDVERFSNAFTALRSGIKACKICNNLSDTEVCGICSDPRREHRTVCVVEGIRELLAIESTEQFRGSYHVLGGVISPMDGVGPNDLYIQSLIDRVKNGTVDEIIFALSTTMEGETTSFYLYKKLSEYDVRVTAIARGVAIGDELQYADEVTLARSIMQRLPYENALPGK; translated from the coding sequence ATGAATTTTCCCTCGCGTTTGATTGAAGAGGCCGTTGACCAAATGGCTTCGCTTCCAGGAATTGGAAGGAAAACGGCGTTACGTCTGGTGTTGCATATGCTTCGTCGTGATGAAGAAGACGTAGAACGCTTTTCAAACGCATTTACCGCTTTACGTTCTGGGATTAAGGCATGCAAAATCTGCAATAACCTATCAGATACTGAGGTCTGCGGCATTTGCTCTGACCCACGTCGTGAGCATCGCACCGTGTGTGTGGTCGAAGGAATTCGGGAATTGCTAGCCATTGAATCAACAGAGCAATTCCGCGGAAGCTACCATGTGTTGGGAGGCGTAATTTCTCCGATGGATGGGGTAGGACCGAACGATCTATACATTCAATCGTTGATCGATCGCGTGAAAAATGGAACGGTAGATGAAATCATCTTCGCCCTTAGCACAACCATGGAAGGGGAGACAACTTCTTTCTACCTGTACAAGAAATTGAGCGAATACGACGTTCGAGTTACGGCGATCGCTCGGGGTGTGGCTATTGGAGATGAACTTCAATATGCAGATGAGGTGACCCTCGCTCGCTCGATCATGCAACGTCTACCTTACGAAAACGCCCTGCCAGGCAAATGA
- a CDS encoding sodium:solute symporter, with amino-acid sequence MNALAILGLIAGYFVILMLIARATSRNESNSNFFLAGKSAPWFLVAFGMIGASLSGITFISIPGKVGIQNEAGEFVDQFSYMQMVLGYLVGYLFIAFVLMPIYYRLQVTSIYTYLEQRFHFTAYKVGAFYFLVSRTIGASIRLLLVANVLQEFVFKELGVPFEVTVALSILLIWIYTHRGGIKTIIWTDTLQTLFMLVALGWSMYLLSDALGLAERGMVTTIAESQYGQWFFFNDAGGNPHFFWKEFLGGIFICIGMTGMDQDMMQKNLACKNIRQAQLNMVSFSVVLFVVNALFLGLGALLFMYAEQEGMELITSSTGKVRTDLLFPTIALRGDLGIGLSIVFLLGLIAAAYSSADSALTSLTTSVCVDFRNILKKPEQLQVKIRKQTHVIMSGVLFIVILILHYTLDLSAIGQLIFLAGFTYGPLIGFFLFGIFTKRKVRAELILAIAIVAPLLTYVLFKNSGDWFNGFNFGALHIVLNSVITFVLLMVASFVPTPIKAKDQKVVDQAA; translated from the coding sequence ATGAATGCACTTGCGATACTCGGACTGATCGCCGGATACTTTGTGATCTTGATGCTGATTGCCCGCGCGACCTCTCGGAATGAGAGCAACAGTAATTTCTTCCTTGCCGGTAAAAGTGCGCCTTGGTTCTTGGTAGCCTTCGGAATGATTGGCGCGAGTCTCAGTGGGATTACCTTCATCAGTATTCCCGGGAAGGTGGGGATTCAGAATGAAGCCGGTGAATTCGTTGACCAATTCAGCTACATGCAAATGGTGCTGGGCTATCTGGTGGGTTATCTGTTTATCGCGTTCGTCTTGATGCCGATCTACTATCGACTTCAAGTCACTTCTATTTATACCTACCTCGAACAGCGCTTTCACTTCACGGCATACAAAGTGGGCGCCTTCTATTTTTTGGTTTCGAGAACCATCGGGGCCTCGATTCGCCTATTGTTGGTGGCTAACGTATTGCAAGAGTTTGTCTTCAAAGAACTGGGTGTACCTTTTGAAGTTACGGTGGCACTGTCGATTCTATTGATCTGGATTTACACGCATCGAGGTGGTATTAAAACCATCATTTGGACTGATACCTTACAGACCCTATTCATGCTGGTAGCCTTGGGTTGGAGTATGTATTTGCTTTCTGATGCTTTAGGTCTCGCTGAACGCGGAATGGTGACCACCATCGCTGAAAGTCAATACGGACAATGGTTCTTCTTTAACGACGCTGGCGGCAACCCGCACTTCTTCTGGAAGGAATTCCTCGGTGGAATCTTTATCTGTATTGGTATGACAGGAATGGACCAAGACATGATGCAGAAGAATTTGGCTTGCAAAAACATTCGTCAGGCGCAGCTGAATATGGTGAGCTTCTCAGTGGTTCTATTCGTTGTGAATGCCCTCTTCCTCGGACTTGGCGCGTTGCTATTCATGTATGCTGAACAAGAAGGAATGGAGCTGATTACGAGCTCAACTGGAAAGGTGCGCACCGACCTGCTCTTCCCTACCATTGCGCTGCGTGGCGACCTGGGCATCGGATTGAGTATTGTCTTCTTGTTGGGGCTTATTGCAGCCGCCTACTCCAGTGCTGACAGTGCTTTGACGTCATTGACGACTTCGGTTTGTGTCGACTTCCGGAACATTCTGAAAAAGCCTGAGCAGCTACAAGTGAAGATTCGCAAGCAAACGCACGTGATCATGTCGGGCGTGCTTTTCATCGTGATCCTGATTCTGCATTACACCTTAGATCTTTCAGCCATCGGTCAATTGATCTTCCTGGCTGGATTCACCTATGGTCCGTTGATTGGGTTCTTCCTATTTGGAATCTTTACGAAACGAAAGGTGCGCGCAGAGCTTATCTTAGCTATCGCTATTGTCGCTCCGCTTTTGACTTACGTGCTTTTCAAGAACAGTGGAGACTGGTTCAACGGCTTCAATTTTGGCGCCTTACACATCGTCTTGAATTCAGTGATCACCTTCGTTCTTTTGATGGTAGCGTCTTTTGTTCCAACACCAATCAAGGCAAAGGATCAAAAGGTTGTTGACCAAGCCGCCTGA
- a CDS encoding pyridoxal phosphate-dependent aminotransferase, which translates to MRISPEMNVCKESDLLSRLSESATLAMARISRELKAQGHDVISLSLGEPDFDTPDFVKDAIKKAVDENYSHYPPVNGYLEVREAISKKFKRDNNLDYSADQIVLSTGAKQSLANLVLCLVNPGDEVLLPAPYWVSYSEIVKVAGAIPVVVPTNITSDFKLTPEQLASSITDKTRMIIYSSPCNPSGSVYTREELEGLAAVLRQREDIIVVSDEIYELINFTEAHASMATLDGMYDRTVTVNGVSKGFAMTGYRLGYIGAPLWIAKACSKIQGQFTSAPSGVSQMGCKAAVEALPETVEYMKKAFLKRRDMMIAGLREIEGLEVNVPTGAFYIFPDASAFFGKSVDGRTINNATDLCAYILETEFVALVTGDAFGDPNGFRISYAASEEELKEALVRIKRALDRLQ; encoded by the coding sequence ATGAGAATTAGTCCGGAAATGAACGTATGCAAAGAGTCAGACCTACTATCACGATTGTCAGAGTCTGCTACACTTGCCATGGCGCGGATTAGCCGCGAGTTGAAAGCGCAAGGTCACGATGTGATTTCACTGAGTTTGGGAGAGCCCGATTTCGACACCCCTGATTTTGTCAAGGATGCGATTAAGAAGGCCGTTGATGAGAATTATTCGCACTATCCTCCAGTAAATGGATACTTAGAGGTACGCGAAGCGATCTCAAAGAAATTCAAGCGCGACAATAACCTCGACTATTCGGCTGATCAAATCGTTCTGTCTACAGGAGCGAAGCAGAGCTTGGCTAACCTTGTTCTGTGTTTGGTGAACCCGGGTGATGAAGTATTACTTCCGGCACCATACTGGGTGAGCTACAGCGAAATCGTAAAAGTCGCTGGAGCTATTCCGGTGGTTGTGCCTACAAATATTACGAGCGACTTCAAATTGACACCAGAGCAATTGGCTTCGTCGATCACTGACAAAACCCGCATGATCATCTACAGCTCACCATGTAACCCGAGTGGATCGGTCTACACACGTGAGGAGCTTGAAGGATTGGCGGCGGTGCTTCGTCAACGCGAAGACATCATTGTCGTAAGCGATGAGATCTATGAATTGATCAACTTCACGGAAGCGCACGCCAGTATGGCTACCCTTGACGGGATGTACGATCGTACTGTAACGGTGAATGGTGTGTCGAAAGGCTTCGCAATGACGGGTTACCGACTGGGGTACATCGGTGCTCCTCTTTGGATTGCGAAAGCTTGTTCAAAGATTCAAGGTCAATTTACGAGTGCTCCTTCTGGCGTATCACAGATGGGCTGTAAGGCTGCTGTCGAAGCGCTGCCTGAGACAGTTGAATACATGAAAAAGGCTTTCTTGAAGCGTCGCGATATGATGATTGCTGGCCTACGTGAGATCGAAGGGTTGGAAGTGAACGTTCCTACTGGGGCCTTCTACATCTTCCCTGATGCCTCGGCTTTCTTCGGTAAGAGCGTTGATGGACGTACCATTAACAATGCTACCGATCTTTGTGCTTACATTTTGGAAACAGAATTCGTAGCCCTCGTAACAGGAGATGCTTTTGGAGATCCAAACGGATTCCGCATTTCGTACGCTGCGAGTGAAGAAGAATTGAAAGAGGCTTTGGTTCGTATCAAGCGTGCCTTAGACCGTTTGCAATAA
- a CDS encoding bifunctional heptose 7-phosphate kinase/heptose 1-phosphate adenyltransferase, whose translation MNIDKHEIDRLYRGFNDLTAMVVGDVMIDAYYWGRVDRISPEAPVPIVQITERENRLGGAANVALNVMSLGAKPIICSVIGNDEKADLFEALLAKRDFSSEGIERSSERPTTVKTRIISSDQHLLRVDEESTRALSQAEETAFIQRCTKVIESGEVDVLIFEDYNKGLLTEHVISSLISLARKHNIPVTVDPKKENFFAYQHATLFKPNFKELVEGVKLDIDKNSDEAIIAGIREMESKLSNELSLVTLSERGVMVKQGDQVQRIPAHPRKIIDVSGAGDTVISVASLILALKGDPAVIAGMSNLAGGLVCEKVGVVPIDKELLFDEVRKNNS comes from the coding sequence TTGAATATCGATAAACACGAGATCGATCGCCTTTACCGAGGCTTTAATGACCTGACCGCTATGGTAGTGGGTGACGTCATGATCGATGCTTATTACTGGGGACGCGTAGACCGTATTTCTCCCGAGGCTCCTGTGCCCATCGTGCAGATCACTGAACGTGAGAACCGTTTGGGTGGCGCTGCCAATGTAGCGTTGAACGTTATGAGCCTGGGGGCAAAACCGATTATCTGTTCGGTGATTGGGAATGACGAAAAGGCTGACCTTTTTGAAGCTTTGTTGGCGAAGCGTGATTTCTCTAGCGAGGGAATCGAACGCAGTAGTGAGCGCCCAACCACCGTTAAAACCCGCATCATCAGCAGCGATCAACACTTGCTTCGTGTAGATGAAGAATCAACTCGTGCCTTGAGCCAGGCCGAAGAGACAGCCTTCATTCAGCGCTGTACCAAGGTGATTGAATCTGGCGAAGTAGACGTATTGATCTTCGAGGATTACAACAAAGGCCTCTTAACTGAGCATGTGATTTCTTCATTGATCTCGCTAGCGCGGAAACATAATATCCCTGTAACGGTAGACCCGAAGAAAGAGAACTTCTTCGCCTACCAGCATGCTACCCTCTTCAAGCCCAACTTCAAGGAATTAGTGGAAGGGGTAAAACTCGATATTGACAAGAACAGCGACGAGGCCATTATAGCGGGCATCCGTGAAATGGAATCAAAACTATCGAATGAACTCTCTTTAGTAACACTCTCAGAACGAGGTGTCATGGTAAAACAAGGAGATCAAGTACAGCGTATCCCGGCTCACCCACGCAAGATTATTGATGTGTCTGGAGCAGGTGATACAGTGATTAGTGTGGCTTCCTTGATCTTGGCACTCAAAGGAGATCCAGCTGTCATTGCAGGCATGTCTAACCTAGCGGGAGGATTAGTCTGTGAGAAGGTGGGTGTGGTGCCTATCGACAAAGAACTACTCTTCGACGAAGTAAGAAAAAACAATAGCTAA
- a CDS encoding TrkH family potassium uptake protein, which produces MDFRQLRERVNLFLYDNKSKVLRVGKILNVIVSLIAMSSLVYYYGFQHDQATEEMLLGVIKMSFVFYVLHFLLRFIYSFQPIEFLRKNWFEGIIMFLLTVEGISYNVFDFLLLEKLALAFGFNSFTDLSALFIQLYILAVVLIGIGRGGGAMTRFKLNPAVIFITSFAVIIFMGTGLLMLPEMTVPDGGMNFLDALFTSTSATCVTGLMVEDTPTFFTFKGQVVLLILIKLGGLNIIAFGSFLVLASRFGLRVKQHDVIEDFVNNDSHLSAESMLGKVIIWSTGMEILGAIMMFIFWDEAIPFESNGQRAFYSIFHSVSAFNNAGISLFTDGLYNEAVRFNFYIHWLVTILVFFGALGMVAVFDLFDPQNLRERMRAPWKRIGFMTKIALYFSIGLVIIGSVGYYIMEYNGTLAGYNQFGKITTAVFQSVTRTSGFNTVDFGSVGVPSLFMLIVLMFIGSSSSSTGGGIKTSTLAIVGADIWSTIRGASNTELFKRTISPLLKSRAYSVLVFFLIFDVIGIFALSISESHILANPNYDIIDLAFEEVSALGTVGLSTGITSLLSPFGKLVIIASMFVGRVGTLTVAFAVGVNLISKNYRYPEGHTMVG; this is translated from the coding sequence ATGGACTTCCGGCAACTGCGGGAACGGGTCAATCTCTTCTTGTATGACAACAAGTCGAAGGTACTGAGGGTCGGAAAGATCCTCAACGTGATTGTGTCGTTAATCGCGATGTCGAGCCTTGTCTATTACTACGGATTCCAGCACGATCAGGCGACGGAAGAAATGCTCCTTGGTGTCATCAAGATGAGCTTCGTCTTCTATGTGTTGCACTTCCTTCTTCGCTTTATCTATAGCTTCCAGCCTATTGAGTTCCTCCGAAAGAATTGGTTTGAAGGGATCATCATGTTCCTGCTCACGGTAGAAGGAATCTCCTATAACGTCTTTGACTTCCTGCTTTTAGAGAAACTTGCCTTAGCCTTTGGCTTCAATAGTTTCACTGACCTGAGTGCGCTGTTTATCCAGCTTTACATCTTGGCGGTTGTCTTGATTGGGATCGGACGAGGAGGTGGAGCCATGACGCGATTCAAGTTGAATCCTGCGGTCATCTTCATTACCTCCTTCGCAGTCATCATCTTCATGGGGACAGGGCTTTTGATGCTCCCTGAAATGACCGTTCCCGATGGAGGAATGAACTTTCTGGACGCCTTATTCACCTCTACCAGTGCTACCTGTGTTACGGGATTAATGGTAGAAGACACGCCTACCTTTTTCACTTTCAAAGGACAGGTCGTTCTGCTCATCTTGATCAAGCTCGGTGGTTTGAATATCATCGCCTTTGGTTCCTTCTTGGTATTGGCTAGTCGCTTTGGATTACGCGTGAAGCAACACGATGTGATTGAAGACTTCGTGAACAACGATTCTCACCTGAGTGCTGAGAGCATGTTAGGCAAGGTGATCATCTGGAGTACCGGAATGGAGATTCTCGGTGCCATCATGATGTTCATCTTTTGGGATGAAGCCATACCCTTTGAGAGTAACGGACAACGAGCCTTTTATTCCATATTCCACTCCGTCAGCGCCTTTAACAATGCAGGGATTAGTCTCTTCACCGATGGATTATACAACGAAGCCGTGCGCTTCAATTTCTACATCCATTGGCTGGTGACCATCTTGGTATTCTTTGGTGCCCTGGGTATGGTTGCGGTCTTCGACCTCTTCGACCCCCAAAACCTACGCGAACGTATGCGCGCTCCATGGAAGCGCATTGGTTTCATGACCAAGATTGCGTTGTACTTCTCTATCGGACTTGTCATCATTGGTTCGGTGGGCTATTACATCATGGAGTACAACGGAACCCTCGCTGGCTACAATCAGTTTGGGAAGATCACGACGGCCGTATTCCAGAGTGTCACGCGTACGAGTGGCTTCAATACAGTTGACTTTGGGAGCGTGGGCGTACCCAGCTTATTCATGCTGATTGTGTTGATGTTCATCGGTTCCAGCTCAAGCTCCACCGGTGGAGGAATCAAGACTTCTACCCTTGCCATCGTCGGAGCAGACATTTGGTCAACGATTCGAGGTGCCAGTAACACCGAGCTCTTTAAGCGCACGATTTCTCCGTTGCTTAAGTCGCGCGCGTACTCCGTACTAGTCTTCTTCTTGATCTTCGATGTCATTGGCATCTTCGCCCTCAGCATCAGTGAAAGCCACATCCTCGCCAACCCGAATTACGACATCATTGACCTCGCCTTCGAAGAGGTCTCAGCCCTCGGAACGGTAGGTTTGAGTACAGGTATCACCAGCCTTCTCTCTCCTTTCGGAAAACTCGTCATCATCGCCAGCATGTTCGTCGGACGTGTTGGAACACTCACTGTAGCCTTCGCCGTTGGGGTGAATTTGATCTCGAAGAATTATCGGTACCCGGAGGGGCATACTATGGTGGGTTAA